CCTCTTCTCCGGGCATCTCTTCGAGCCTGGACGAGATCTCACGCATGGCCTCTGCCCACCTGGAGGTGGAATCGGCCATGAGAGCCACGTTGTATCCCATGTCTCTGAAGTACTCGGCGATGGTCATTCCGGTGTAGACGGAAGCCTCACGGGCCGCCACAGGCATGTTGGAGGTGTTGGCGATGAGGACGGTCCTCTTCATCAGCGACTCTCCGGTCCTGGGGTCTTTCAGAGCGGGGAATTCGGTCAGAACTTCGGTCATCTCGTTTCCGCGCTCTCCGCATCCGATGTAGACGACGATGTCGGCATCGGAGTACTTGGCAAGGGACTGCTGGGTGACGGTCTTCCCGGTTCCGAACGCTCCGGGGATGGCTGCGGCTCCTCCCTTCGCGAGGGGGAACATGGTGTCGAGGACACGAAGCCCGGTGACCAGAGGTATGTCAGGCTGGTATTTCTCGATGACAGGCCTGGCGTTACGGACGGGCCAGTACTGCACCATGGGGATGTCCCTTCCGCCGATGACGGCGACGGTCTCGTCGATGGTGTAGAATCCGCCGCTGATCCTCTCGATCTTCGCGTTCTTTATTCCGATGGGAACCAGAATCTTGTGGAGGATAGGTCCTTCCTGCACGGTTCCGATGACCTGACCTTCAGAGACGATGTCGCCTGCTTTAGCGGTGGCGACGAACTCCCATTTTTTGTCGTGGTCAAGACCAGGTGCGGAGACACCACGGTAGATGAAGTCGCCCATTTTCTCCCTGAGAATGGGGAGAGGCCTCTGGATTCCGTCGTAAACGGAGGTGAGAAGGCCAGGACCGAGCTCGACCGAAAGAGGCCTGCCGGTGTTGGTGACGGGCTCTCCGGGTTTTATGCCGTCGGTATCTTCGTAAACCTGGATGATAGAGTACTCGCCGATGATCTTGATGACTTCGCCCATCAGCTGCTCGTCCCCGACGTGCACGACATCGTACATTTTGGGGGAGATACCGGTGGCGGTCACGACAGGTCCGGCGACCCTGTAAATTACACCTTCAGTGCTCATTTATTCATCCTCGTTTTTGTATAAATCAACGCCAATCGCTCTCTTGACCTTCTCGCGGAGATCGCTCTCGTCGCCTCCGACAGGCACCACGACAGGCTGGATCGAATCCGATACCTTCTGCCTGACGGTGTAGGAGAGATTGTCGAGGTCCTTTGCATCCACTGCAAGGATACCTATTGTTGGCTGGGCCATTGCCTCCAGCATTATGTCTTGGTAATTGTCTGAATTCGCGACAAATACGCGCCTGATTCCTGCTAGCCTGAATCCAAGTACGAAATCTTCGCTTCCGATGACTGCTATCTCCATCAGATCACCAGCAATCCTTTTATGGTCTCTCTGCTGAGGCCTCCGTCGACGCCTCTCGCAACGATCCTGATGTTCCTGACTTCGGTCTCTTTGTGGACCATGAAGTCGATGACGGGAAGGACCGAAAGAGGATACATATGGGCCATCTTGTTGGCCTGATCCCCCTGATACTTCTTGATGGCGGAGACGACGGCTTTGTTGGTGGTGCTGTCGGTATCGAGGACCGGTTTGATGTAGTCCTCGAAAACCTCCAGACGGGACATGTCGCCGGCGGCCGCGCTGACTGTCTCAGCGTTGGCAAGCACCTGCGCGAACTTCGAATCGATCTGCATCCCACCGGGGATGAAGTATTTCATCGCCTGATCGCCGGTTATGCCTTCCGACTTGAGCTTCATGATCGTCCTGAGGTTCACCACGTCGATATCCTTCCTGATGTAGTCAAGGAAGATCTTGGTAGGCCGCGTGTAGGGATTGATGCTGTCGAGCAGTCTCTGATAGTGGTATTTGTCGAGGAAATCCTCGATGACGCCAAGGTTCTGAGTCTCTTTGTACTCGGAAATGACCTCAGGAGGGAATTTCACCTTTCCCACTTTGCTGTACTCGTTGAGCACATCGTCGATGGAATCGAGCGAAAGGAGCTTTTCCAGATCGGCGGCGTCGACTTTCCCTGCGGGGACGAAATCCTCTCTCATCCCTTCGGCGTCGAGTCCGTACGATTTCCCGCGGAGAATGACCTTCAGGTTCCAGATGTCCCATTTCTCGAGATAGGAACCGACCATGGTGGCCAGCTCTCCCTGGGAGGCTCCGAGGATGCTCTTGAACACGTTGGCCATGTTCTGATAGGTAGCATGCTCTACCAAGGCTATGTCGGAGTATTTCCCGGCGAGATCGGCTATCTCTTTCTGGTAGCCGGCTTCGCTTATGTAACGGGAGATCTCGGGCAGGCTCATCTGGATCATCTTGTCGTAATCTTCCTCGCGGAGAAGCTTCGACTTCTTCGCTTTGACCCTGGTTACGGTGTACTCGTAGTTTCCTTTCCTTACACTGCGCTTGAACATCTTCCTCACCCGAAGAGAATGTTCGACACAGTCTTGATCTCGCGGTTCCAAATGGACTGGAGCAAGGTGGAATATTGCATATCCACTTCGACCTGCCCATCCTCGCTCTGGAGGATGAGACCGGATTTTATCCTGCTGTCTTTGGAGACCGAGGACACGCCAAGCTCTTCTGCGGTGAAGTCTTCGTTCTTGGACATTACCGCCTTAGGGTTGGGGATGATGTCCTTGACCTTCTTCACCATGGCCTTGTACTGCTCCAGCTTCTTATCCCTGGGAGCGTTCTCAAGGTCGGCGAGAGTCTGGTCGAAAGCTTTCGCGAGGACGTCCTTCTTCTTGGCGAGGACGATCTTCTTGCTCTCGAGTTCAGCGCTGGAGATCTCCTGGCGCTTGAGACGGTCAATCTCCTCATCGCGCTTCTTGGCCTCTCTGCCCACAAGCTCAGCGATCTTCGAATCCGCATCGGCGGCGATCTTAGCGATCTCCTGTTCGGCCTGAGCCTTCACGCTGCTGGCCGCGTCCTCTGCGGTTTTGAGGATCTCCTGAGTGACGTTTGCTAATGCTGCCATGAGATTACCTCTTGGCGGGCTCACATCACGAAGATAGCAAGGATGGAAATAACCAGTCCGAAGATGACGATGGTCTCAGGAAGAACCATGAAGATCATGGATTTACCGAAAAGGCTTGCGTCCTCGGTGATGGCTCCGACTGCGGCGGCTCCGACGTTTCCTTCCGCGATACCTGCTCCGAGACCGGTAAGTCCGACTGCAAGTCCTGCTCCAACTGCGATGAGTCCTGCTGCTTCTGCTGCTGCCATTTATGATACCTCTTTATGCTTTGTTTTTGCTGGGTTCGGAAGTGGTTTTCACGCGTTTGATTTTAAGGGGATTGTACTCGACTCCGCCGCCGTCGAAGAACTTAACCATAAGCTCGACGAACTGCAACCTGAGAGAGTGAAGTCCTGCGGAAAGGATTCCGAGGGTCCAAATCATCAGATGGAGGAACGCGAACAGGGCGAACGTCACTACGAGCGCCAAGATTCCCCCGCCGAGACCTGGATAGATCATTCCGATGCAGATATAGTTGAAAGCAAGAGCCATTCCTGCTTTTGACATTCCTATTGCGGCTATACGAGTGTAGGAAAGGATACCACCTACGATTCCGGGAAGCTCCATGACCGCCTGCATCCCTTCGTGGGGAAGGTTGAGGACGATGCCTATTATGAGGAGCACGGCGCCGATTGCCAGATAGACAAGGAGGCCGTCCAACGGAAGCTTGTAGATGAGCAGCATCGCAAGCGCATAGCATATGAAGACCATGCCGAGGAAGCTGAGGACCCATCCGCCCTTCTCTTTGAATGCGGCTTTGAATCCATGCTGGAGGGTCTTGTTGTAGACTGCGCAGCAGTACGCCAACAGAAGGTGGCAGATACCGATGTAGACAGAGAGTTTGAGCTGGAATCCGATCCAATCAGAACCCAATTTATGGACACCTTCGCCTCCAGGGAGAATTCCGTGGAAGAAGTTCGGAAGGTGGTCAAGACCTAACAGATATTCCCATGTGTATTCCACGCCTTCCTGTTCGCCTATGAAGTGCATTCCTAAGCATTCGCCATAGAAGAAGAATCCGAAGATGAATGCCCAGATTCCTCCGAAGAACAGGACGGTGGCGATGGCGCGCCAATCTTTGTGGTGCGTGACTTTGAGTCCGTAAGCACCAAGTATTATGAACGGGATGGAATAGCCGACATCACCGATCATCATTCCGAAGAACAACGGAAGGAAAATCGCTATGAGCACAGAAGGATCAATCTCCTGATACTTCGGAACCGACATGAGCTTCGTCGGATACTGGAATTCCTTCACTATTCTTCCGTTGTTGAATTTGGTGGGGACCTCTTTGAATCTGTCCTCTGCATCTTCAACCTCTTTCATCGATCTGCCGCGGTTCTCCAGGATCTCGACGTAAGTGCCTTCCACCTTGGATTCAAGCGCGATCTTGATGGATTCGGCCTTTTTGGTGGGCACCCAAGCGTCTGCGACGAAGGAGTAATCGCTGGCGGCGAGCCTCACGGGGATCTCGCCTTTCTCAACTTCAATGGATAGTTCTTCCTCAGAAGCTTTGAGGAAATCTTTGTGTTTCTCAAGAAGCGCGTTGAGCTCTCCCTCGACTTTCTCGAGTTCCGCCTGGACGTTGGCAAGCTCGGAATCTACGTTCGCGAGCGCCGCAGAAGCGGAGCCGGTCTTCCCTTCGGGGACCGTGATCTCGGAGAAATCGCAGTTCGCGAGCGCAGACAAGACTTTGTCCCTGTCCTCGTTCTTGGCGAAAACTGCGGCGACGCCATCCTCCTTCTTGGAAATCCCGTTGACATAGACTTCGCAGGGTATATCGGCGAGAAGAGGGGTGGGATCGGCGGCGACGGTTCCGACCATCGAGAATATGCTCAGGTAGCCTGAGTACATATCGAGGTCGATATCGAGTTTGGATAGAAGCTCAAGATTCTTCTTGGTAGCGTTCAGCTCAGTGATTCTCTGATTGAGATCATTCTTCTTGCTGGTGACAGAGAAAATCTCATCCTCAGCAAGCTCGACGCTGTCCGATGATATCCGGCTCTTTATTTCAGACTCGGGGATAGGATTGGTGCGCGTTTTTTTCGTGATACCAAGATCCTTCTCCATCGCGCGCACTTTCAGCAGCCTTTCGGATGCTTTAGATGCGTATGGACGGGGAACCCCGAGGGTGAAACCTTCATCCGCGTCGACAGTATGATCGATCAGGTGGATAGCCCCCGCATCGTACAAGGCGTCGATAGCCTCGTCCATGTGAGATTTGGTACCCACGATCACAATCCTACTCATCGGCTCAGGAAGTGACATTTAAGGTCCTCTCGAATTCTTTGAAGAGAAAATCTTTTACTTCCTGCATTTTCACCGTCGCTCTCTGCTCAATCGCTGCCGCCGCCGCATTACCGTCTTTGAGAAGGTTGGAACGTTCGGCCTCGAGTTTCACTTTGGCTGCGGTGATCGCGGATTCAAAAGAGCTGCGGCATTCGGCCTCAGCATCCTGAATCTTTTTTACAGAGTCTCTGCGAGCGTCAGCGATGGCGGTTTTTCTCAGAGCTTCGGCATCGTTCATGATGTCGTCAGCTTTCTGTTCCGCCCGCTTAATTTCCGAAAGTATGTCAGTTCGGCTCATATTACTCTCCCCGACCCTAATTGAGGTAATCGGGGGGATATACTTAATGTTAGTGCCATCAAATCAATTAATAATTCAATTATAAAGAGTTTAGAAAAGGTTTATATCTCAAAATGAGAAAAAATCTGTGGAAGAAAAAAATACACCATTGATTGAAAACGTCATCGGACTTCGTATCTGCGGACGATGATGTTTGTTTCGGACAGTATCTGGTTGGAAAGATCGTCGACATAGCCCTCGTCGTACACTATCTCTCTGATCCCAGCGTTGATTATTATCTTGGCGCACATGGAGCAGGGATAAGTCGTCGTGTAAAGTGTGCCGCCGTTCACGCTGGTGCCGAAATATGCCGCCTGGATGACTGCGTTCTGTTCTGCGTGGACGCCTCTGCAGAGCTCATGCCTAGTTCCGGAAGGGACATGAAGCTGCTCCCTTATGCATCCAAGCTCTTCGCAATGGCGCGTCCCTTTGGGGGATCCGTTATAGCCTGTGGAAAGCACCCTCTTATCCTTGACGATGACGGCGCCTACCTGCCTCCTGATGCATGTGGATCTGCTGGCTACCAACTTTGCCATGCTCATGAAATACTCGTCGTTGGTGGGCCTTGCCATGACAGCTAATACGCGATGCCATATATAAACCCGGAAATCCGAATGAAATCGATGCAATATTCGCCATGTGTTTATACCCGCACACCATGGGGAGAGGCGTGAAGAGCGAGAACAAGAAGACGATAATGGCCATCGGAATAGCGTTGCTGATAATAGTCGTCGGATACGCCGCGCTCATAGCATACACGGGAATGAACACCCCGTTCAGCGTGGTGATGTCCCAAAGCATGCAGCACGACAATGAAAGATCCCAGATCGGATGCATAGACACCGGGGACATCGTCGTCGTGAAAAACAAGTCAAATTCAGACATCCAAAGCTATGTAGAAGGCACCCAGATCGGATATTCCTCGTTCGGAGATTACGGATCGGTCATCATTTACGAAAGGAATGTGAATTATAATCCGGTGATCCACAGAGCGATAGTCTGGTTGGAATGGGATTCCAACACGAAAAAATGGAGCTCCCCGGAACTCGAGAATTATAAGGGCACCTGGTACAGCAGCAATGGGTCAGACTATACCGATCTGACCGGAACCCTCACTTTCGTGGATATAACCCAATCCAAAAAAACTGTATCAATCAATCTCTCCAACTTGGGGAAGAACAGCGGATACCTTACATTGGGCGACAACCCGAAGACCAACCTCAGTTTCGATCAGGCATCCGGGATAATAGGGCATCCGATATCTTACAGCGAAATAAAATCCGTCCCGATATTGGAGCTTCCGTGGCTCGGAACCATAAAACTCCTCATCAAAGGGAACAGCAACCTCACCTACGTTCCGAACAGCGTGCCATCTCTCGCGATGCTTCTGACGCTCGTGATAGCATCCATGGTCATAATAGACATAATTTGGCAGGCGAGAAGATGGAAAAACGAATAAAAATAGGATCTATGGGACGGGTAAAACAATCCCGCCCCTATGGAACCATTAAGAAAGTTCTTACATGCAGCAGGAATGGTTTTCCTGGAGGTCTCCCAATGCCTTCTCCCACCTGCCATTCGCCAGGAATGTCTTGTCAGCGTTCGATTCCATTCTTTTGTACGCTTCATACGGAACTGCGAAGGTCATCTCCTCCGGACGCACAAACTTCCTGACATACAGTTCGGTTGCCCCCAAGAACGCATCCTGAGTCCCTTTCTCGCTTTCGGCTTTGGGAAGCGCGTACAATTCCTCGCAAGCGAAAGCATGGACCATGTGCACATGAGGGCCGGGAGCGCGATCGTAACCGATGAGAGTGGAAAGCGCGGAAATGCGAACGTTGTCGGTGAGGATCGCCACAACTTCTATGGGAGCTCCCCTGGATTCCGCCTTATCCAGAGGTTCCATGACGCAATAGTCATTCCCGGTGCCATAAGCCTTCATGAAACCAAGAGAAGCGGATGCGATCTCAGGATCACGATAAAAACCAGCACCGGGCCTGTCATTCAGACCGGTGGAATAGATGAATGAAAGGTCTTTGCGATCGGATTCGCCGCCCATTCCCAGACCGTTGTGCGAACCGCCGCAACCCATCTGATCCTTGCGGGCCGCGATGGTATGTCCTTTTAAAGCAGGAATGAACATGGACTTGAAAACGCAATGGATGCTCTCATCAGGAGATTCAGATCCTTCTGGAGCTTCTGGAACGTGGTATATTGCTACAAATGGAGTTTCATTACGGAGATAAGCGGATAATTTTCCCATGGATGCCATATCCAATCCTGACGAAATAATACTATGCTTATGGCAAAGGCCCCCACCCCTCCATTTCCACTGGAACCAGAAAAAAAGATATGGGCAATCGTAGACAGACAGGAAAATACGAGGAAAGGGATAGGAAAGAAGGAAAATAAGCGTTGAAAAGAGTGAAAAACAGAATGATGAATAAGATAAAACACGCTTTGAACCGAACGAAATCAGTTTGCTCAATTCAAAGCGGCAATGAAAGAATTTTTCCTATGGAATCAGAAGAAAGTCTTCTGTTTCGGAGGCTTGTACATCCAATAATCTTTGAAAGCATCATCGGATTTTATCATGTTGACAATTTCTTTTGGGGTGCTGAGTTCAATTTCCCTCGTACGACCGGCTCTTCCGAAGGATTTGACCCTTGCATGGACGATTCCAAGCATATCCAGTTCAGAAATCAGACCTGCAACCCTTCTTTGGGAAAGCGCAGATTGTCCGATGACTTCGCATATGAATTTGTATTTCGTGAAGACATCCCCGGTTGTCATCGGATTCAGCCCTTCATCTTTATTTAATATGACGCTCAGAAGAACTGTCTTGGATTGTATAGTCAAGGTTTTTACAACTTCGGAAACAGCATCGAGTTCGATCTTATTCTTCGCAGAACGAACATGAGCCGATGTTATCTTGGAATCTCCGTTTCTTTCAGCTATATCCGCAGACATTCTGAGAAGATCCAAGGCGCGTCTCGCATCCCCCATTTCCTGCGCAGAAAGCGCAGCACAATATGGTATGACATCATCGTCAAGAATTCCGTCATCGAAAGCGAATTTCGCTCTTTCATAAAGGATATCCTGGAGCTGCTCGACGTTATATGGAGGGAATATGATTTTTTCCTCTCCCAGTCTGCTTCTGATCCTAGGACTGAGGAATTCAGTGAATTTCGCATTGTTGGTTATTCCGATCACGGAAACTTTGGAAATCTGAAGGATCTCGTTTATCGATGTGAGATAATAGAAGATGTCTGCCCCATTCTTTTGGAATGATCTGTCTATCTCGTCGAGAACGATTATGAAGACTTTCTCTTCTTTGTCTATATATTCAGCCAATTCCGCGAAGACTTTATCAATACTCCATCCTGTGAACGGAATCTTCTTGCTGGGATCCGTGATTATCTGGTTGGAAATGTTGTATAAGATTCCGTAGGAAGTGTCGACGACTTCGCAGTTCACATAGATATATGCGCAATTGGTCTGATTCGGATCGGCTTTTTTCAATTCTTTGCCGACAAAATTCATGACCGCGGTCTTTCCTGTTCCGGTCTTTCCGATTATAAGAATGTTGGATGGTTTGTCTTTGTTGAGGGCAGGGGCTATTATCTCGACGACTTCGTTGATCTTATCCATTCTATGTGGCAGCTTCTCAGGTATGTAGGATGACTGAAGAATTTTCTTATTCTTCACCACCGTATTCCTTTTTTGCATATATTGCGTAAAAATGTTCGGCTCAGTCATGTCCCTACCCTTTTCATTGGAAATACCTTTTTCCAATTTTCTTTCCACTCTATCTTTACGTTGTTTATAACGATTTTCAGACAGCGCCCTGATGGTGCTCTGATTGTCCCTATTCCAATGGAAATTTTTCAGGGTTTCCGTCGGATCCTTCTCAGGTCTAATCCATATTAAATAATAGATTCAGGTTACCCTCATTACAATCAAAGGAGGAGCATAACAATGAAAGGATGGCTCACTATCGGCGCTTGCATTCTTGGGATAGTCGCGTTCATAGGCGTTCTTTGCCTCATCAACTCCATGGTCTGAGCTGCCCCATACCCTTCATGGGGAGTTCCAGTGGAAATGGAGGGGTGGGGGGCATGATTGTCTACCGCACCCCTATTTCTTTATCATCTGCAGCGGAACTTTTTATCCGGTGCTTCCGATTGAATAAATATCTCATTCTCGCGTTCTCGGTCGTAGCTGTCGCGCTTCTTATCGTTTTCTTCTCGGGGAATCCGATGATGGAATTCGATCAGAGGGGCATCGCCCATGGCGTGAGCGAATCTGCCAAAGGGTACACTTTCGATTTCGACTGCTCCGATGGAACCAAGATTAGATGTTTCTCCAAGGTTGAAGTCACAGAATTGGGTCATTACGGTATTTCCGGCGCATTCTCGAGCGATGGGTCTATCTTCTTTGTTTCGACTCTGACTCTTCTGGATGATCCCTCTTTTGGGACAATATAAAGTAGCATTGAGCGATTGCCCTCGGGATGTTCGTTGCGGTTGACGATACGGATTCGATGAAAGGGAATTGCACGACGTTCCTTGCGACGGAGATCATACGCGAGTTCCCCGAGCTGGATCTCATAGGGAATCCCCGTTTGGTTCGTCTCAACCCTTCTGTCCCATGGAAGACTCGCGGAAACGGCTCTCTTACTATGAGATTCGGAAAAGGTGCTGGGAAAAAGAGGCTCATCGGACGCATAGGAGATCGCGACATATTCTGCTATGACCGCCATACTTCATACGAGCCCGATCCGGAGGAGATGAAGCGCAGGATCATACCGCATATCCAAGAGCATCACGAGGATGATTCCGATCCTGGCCTGCTGATATCCGTCCGGAAACCTTCCCAAGAATTTTACTGGAGAGGGGTCAGGACCATACTAACCCGCGATGACGTGGATCCTGGGATAAAGGCTGTCGGAGGCACCACATTCGAAATTGGATGCGGAAGAGGTCTCATAGGTTGCGTTTGCGGCATGGCTTGGAGGCCCAGGGACAGCACATATGAGCTTCTGACTTATCGCCCACCCGAGAGGTGGGGCACAGAGCGTATTTTCGATCCTCTCACCATACGCGATGTTGAGCACGGTTATCCTACGACATTCAACAGCTGGGAAGACCGCATGCAGAAGGTTGCGATGGTTCCTGCGACTCCCTGTCCTGTGATGTACGGACTTCGCGGCGACGTCGAAGAAGATCTCATCGAAGCTTCCGGGAAAATATCGACCGAGCCGATAGAGAGATGGATGATATTCCTGACAAACCAGGGGACGGACGATCACATCATCACCCACGCGAAGAGCTTGGTTCCCAACCAATCTTATTTCATCCGCGGAACCGTATCTTCGAGATCCCGCCATATTCCCGGCGGCCATGTGTTTTTCGATGTGTCCACCGAATATGGGAAGGTGGAATGCGGCACATACGAACCATCGAAAGAATTCAGATTCGTTCCTGATTGGCTGGATGTCGGGGACGAAATCGAAGTGGTCGGGGAATTGAGGGATAATCCCCGCACTTTGAACATCGAGAAGATACACGTCATTTCCACTGTGGAAGAGCGCAGAAAGATTTCGAATCCGATCTGTCCGGTATGCGGGAAGACGATGGGTTCTGCAGGTTCCTGTGCCGGTTTCAGATGCAAAAAATGCCATACGAAAGCTTCCGAACCTGTGACCGAGGCCGTAGTCCGCCAGATCGTTCCAGGTTGGTATGAGCCTCCCACCGCCGCAAGAAGGCATCTTTCCAAGCCTCTCAAAAGGATGGGCGAATGCCAGCCTGTGGAATTCGTCAATGGACGTAATCGATAATCGACATTATTTTATATGGACGCCATATGGAATCCCAAGGGATATTCTATGGATCAAGCAGTCATACTCAGCGCAGTCAGGACCCCCATCGGGAAATATGGCAAATCTCTCGCGGGAATCAAAGCAACCGATCTCGGAGCATTGGCAGTCAAGGAAGCCGTTTCCAGAGCCGGGCTGCAGCCTGGGGACATCGAAGAATGCATCATGGGCAACGTCATCAGCGCCGGTCTCGGCCAGAATCCTGCCAGGCAAGCCGCAATCGGTGCAGGCCTCCCCGTGGAGATAGGATCCTTCACCGTGAACGCAGTCTGCGGTTCCGGAATGAAAGCTGCCATGCTCGCTTCTGACGCCATCAAAGCCGGGGAGTACAACGTTCTGGCTGTGGGCGGCATGGAGAACATGTCCGCTGCGCCTTACATCATGAACGGCGCCAGATGGGGATACAGGATGAACGATCAGACCGTGGTGGATGCGATGGTTCATGACGGCCTTTGGGATATCTTCAACAACCAGCACATGGGATTCACCGGTGAGATCGTCGCTGAGAGGTTCAATGTGACCAGGGAGGATGCGGACAGGCTTTCGATGGAATCCCATCTCAAAGCGGCCGCGGCCACCAAAGAGGGGAGATTCAAGAATGAGATCGTTCCCGTCACCATCCCTTCCAAGAAAGGGGACATAGTGGTCGAGGAAGACGAGGGAATCAGACCCGATTCTACCATGGAATCCCTCGGCAAACTGAAGCCGGTCTTCAAGAAGGACGGCATTGTCACCGCGGGGAACTCTTCCCAGCTCAGCGATGGGGCTTCCGCTCTCGTCGTAGCATCGGGGAAATGGGCGGAGGAGCACGGCATCAAACCTCTCGCCACCATCGAAGCTTATGGGGAGCGCGGAGTGAAGCCAGAATACATCATGGAAGCGCCCATCCCGACCACCAGGCACGTTCT
Above is a genomic segment from Candidatus Methanomethylophilaceae archaeon containing:
- a CDS encoding acetyl-CoA C-acetyltransferase — translated: MDQAVILSAVRTPIGKYGKSLAGIKATDLGALAVKEAVSRAGLQPGDIEECIMGNVISAGLGQNPARQAAIGAGLPVEIGSFTVNAVCGSGMKAAMLASDAIKAGEYNVLAVGGMENMSAAPYIMNGARWGYRMNDQTVVDAMVHDGLWDIFNNQHMGFTGEIVAERFNVTREDADRLSMESHLKAAAATKEGRFKNEIVPVTIPSKKGDIVVEEDEGIRPDSTMESLGKLKPVFKKDGIVTAGNSSQLSDGASALVVASGKWAEEHGIKPLATIEAYGERGVKPEYIMEAPIPTTRHVLKKAGMTIDDIDLFEHNEAFASASCAVKKELNVPDEIFNVNGGAVALGHPIGCSGARVLTTLLHSLINRNKEVGLGTLCLGGGNAVTMIIRRC
- a CDS encoding DUF1743 domain-containing protein translates to MFVAVDDTDSMKGNCTTFLATEIIREFPELDLIGNPRLVRLNPSVPWKTRGNGSLTMRFGKGAGKKRLIGRIGDRDIFCYDRHTSYEPDPEEMKRRIIPHIQEHHEDDSDPGLLISVRKPSQEFYWRGVRTILTRDDVDPGIKAVGGTTFEIGCGRGLIGCVCGMAWRPRDSTYELLTYRPPERWGTERIFDPLTIRDVEHGYPTTFNSWEDRMQKVAMVPATPCPVMYGLRGDVEEDLIEASGKISTEPIERWMIFLTNQGTDDHIITHAKSLVPNQSYFIRGTVSSRSRHIPGGHVFFDVSTEYGKVECGTYEPSKEFRFVPDWLDVGDEIEVVGELRDNPRTLNIEKIHVISTVEERRKISNPICPVCGKTMGSAGSCAGFRCKKCHTKASEPVTEAVVRQIVPGWYEPPTAARRHLSKPLKRMGECQPVEFVNGRNR